In Candidatus Omnitrophota bacterium, the genomic window AAGGGCGCGTTCTTCGCGAACCCGTGCTTTACGCAAATCCACCCCACCTGCATTCCGATGACTGGGCATCATCAGTCCAAGCTCACGCTGATGTCCGAGTCGCTGCGCAACGATGGCCGCATCTGGGTGCCGATGCAGCAGGGCGATGCCCGCTCGCCGCATCAGATTCCTGAAGCGCAGCGCGACTATTTCCTTGAGAGGAAATATCCGGCCTTCGGCAACCTCGCACCCCGCGACATCGCCTCGCGCAGCGCCAAAGAGGTCTGCGATGGCGGCCGTGGGGTGGGGCCGGGCGGGCAGGGCGTGTATCTGGATTTTTCCGACGCGTTCGGGCGGCTCGGACGAGCCGTCATTGAGGAACGCTACGGCAACCTCTTCGAGATGTACGCGCAGATCACCGGCGAGGATCCCTACGCCGCTCCGATGCGGATCTATCCGGCCCCGCATTACGCCATGGGCGGCTTATGGGTGGACTACAACCTCATGAGCACCATGCCGGGGCTTTTCGTCATCGGGGAAGCCAATTTCTCCGACCATGGGGCCAATCGTCTCGGGGCCAGCGCGTTGATGCAAGGCCTGGCGGACGGCTACTTTATTCTGCCGTCAACACTCAGCGATTATCTGGCGCGCATGAAACCCGGCGTGGCGACCGCGAACCGGCCGGAATTTTCAACCGCGGCAGCGCAGATCGCTTCCCGGGTGAAGCGGTTGCTGTCGATTCGCGGCAAGACGAGTGTTGATGCCTTCCATCGCGAGCTGGGCAAGCTCATGTGGAACGAATGCGGGATGAGCCGCAGCGCCCAGAGCCTGGCGAAGGCGCTTGAGACGATTCCGAAGCTGCGCGAGCGGTTTTGGCGCGACGTCAATGTCCTCGGCGGCGGCGAAGAGCTCAACCAGGCGCTGGAGCGCGCCGGACGGGTCGCGGACTTTTTGGAGTTCGCCGAGCTGCTCGCTCAAGACGCCCTGCATCGCGAAGAATCGTGCGGCAGCCACTTCCGCATCGAGCACCAAACCCCGGACGGAGAAGCCAAGCGCGACGATGAGCGCTTCTGCTACGTCGCGGCCTGGGAGCACAAAGGCGAGGGGAAGCCGCCGGAGCTGCATAAGGAGCCCCTGACGTTTGACCACGTGCAACTCCAGCAACGAAACTACAAATGAAACTTACGCTAGAGATTTGGCGCCAACCGAACGCTCAAGCACGAGGACAATTTGAGCGCTATGCGGTAGAGAATATTTCGTCGGACATGTCGTTTCTGGAGATGCTCGATGTCCTCAACGAGCAGCTCACCCAGCAGGGCAAGGATCCGGTGGCGTTCGATCACGACTGCCGCGAAGGCATCTGCGGCATGTGCTCGCTCATGATCAACGGCCAGGCCCATGGCTCGGATCGCGGCGTGGCCGTCTGCCAGCTCCACATGCGCCGCTTCAAGGACGGCGACACGATTGTAATCGAGCCGTGGCGCGCCAAGGCGTTTCCCATCATCAAAGATCTGGTGGTCGACCGCGGCGCCTTTGATCGCATCATGCAAGCCGGCGGCTATATTTCGGTCAGCACCGGCCAGGCACCCGAAGCTAACTCGATTCCTGTCAAGAAAGAGCGCGCCGAAGACGCCATGGACGCGGCGGCTTGCATCGGCTGCGGGGCGTGTGTCGCCGCGTGCCCCAACGCCTCGGCTATGCTCTTTGTCGCCGCCAAAGTTTCCCATCTCGCGAAACTTCCGCAAGGGCAGCTTGAGCGCGAGCGCCGCGCTCGGGCCATGGTCGAGGCGATGGACCACGAAGGCTTTGGCAACTGCACCAACCACTTCGAATGCATGGCCGCCTGCCCCAAACAGATCCACGTCAAATTCATCGCCCTGCTCAATCGTGAATACCTCAAAGCATCGGTGTGAAGCAAGCAGAGCTTATTCCAAGACCCCATGAGCATGATTACTACACAGACTTTGGTCATTTTCGGAGTGTTAGCAGGCTGTGCTGTTTTCCTCGGGGGATTTTGAGTGTGTTATGGGTGCCAGCGTGTGGTGGAGTAATTTTTTTAAGAAAAT contains:
- a CDS encoding succinate dehydrogenase/fumarate reductase iron-sulfur subunit — translated: MKLTLEIWRQPNAQARGQFERYAVENISSDMSFLEMLDVLNEQLTQQGKDPVAFDHDCREGICGMCSLMINGQAHGSDRGVAVCQLHMRRFKDGDTIVIEPWRAKAFPIIKDLVVDRGAFDRIMQAGGYISVSTGQAPEANSIPVKKERAEDAMDAAACIGCGACVAACPNASAMLFVAAKVSHLAKLPQGQLERERRARAMVEAMDHEGFGNCTNHFECMAACPKQIHVKFIALLNREYLKASV
- a CDS encoding fumarate reductase/succinate dehydrogenase flavoprotein subunit encodes the protein MSLDAHMPTGPLPEQWQRHTLALKLVNPANRRKYRVIIVGTGLAGASAAASLAEMGYSVECFCYQDSARRAHSIAAQGGINAAKNYPNDNDSVERLFHDTIKGGDFRSREANVYRLAQVSNAIIDQCVAQGVPFAREYGGSLANRSFGGAQVSRTFYARGQTGQQLLLGAYQALMRQVAAKRAVVHSRAELLDVVVADGQAAGIIIRDLVTGAITAHAADAVVLATGGYANVFYLSTNATGCNVTATYRAYLKGAFFANPCFTQIHPTCIPMTGHHQSKLTLMSESLRNDGRIWVPMQQGDARSPHQIPEAQRDYFLERKYPAFGNLAPRDIASRSAKEVCDGGRGVGPGGQGVYLDFSDAFGRLGRAVIEERYGNLFEMYAQITGEDPYAAPMRIYPAPHYAMGGLWVDYNLMSTMPGLFVIGEANFSDHGANRLGASALMQGLADGYFILPSTLSDYLARMKPGVATANRPEFSTAAAQIASRVKRLLSIRGKTSVDAFHRELGKLMWNECGMSRSAQSLAKALETIPKLRERFWRDVNVLGGGEELNQALERAGRVADFLEFAELLAQDALHREESCGSHFRIEHQTPDGEAKRDDERFCYVAAWEHKGEGKPPELHKEPLTFDHVQLQQRNYK